The following nucleotide sequence is from Glycine max cultivar Williams 82 chromosome 9, Glycine_max_v4.0, whole genome shotgun sequence.
TTTTGGATACTAGTGAATTAGAAAAGGTTTGGTTGGAAGCTACGGTACTAATAGTCATTCTAATAAAAGCTATAAAACACTTAGTTGCTTCTTGAAGTTGAATTTATAACTGTCAATAAGTTTAGTTTCTAACATTCCAAGgttgtcatttacatttctcaTCACTTAGTCACTACGTACACTGTGATGGCCATGAACTAAGCCGATATTTATTCACAAATTACCAATTCGATTTATGTACCCCTGCTATTTTGTATTGCAATTCGTGATGCTAATAAAAAGTTACAATTTCATAATGGTGTATCATACTGTCCAAATACAAAAAGTATAAGCTATGGACCATCCGTTCCTTTGGGATCTATACAAAGTACATTTTggtttgataaaagaaaatgaagttgTTCACGACATAGAATATATGCATTGAACAGTAAGCTCTTGGCTAGCAATTTATTGAGTGTGTCATGGTTTCTCAAAGTTATTATATTGCGCTGATTAAGAATCAAAGGCTCACCCATCCTTAATTATTGAATGCTTCACAACCCCTTAATCATTAAGCTTGCATGAAAGGTGTGCTTGCTCGCCAGTAATTAATCCACAATTTTTTAAGTGCTAAGTCTGAGACGTAAACATGTACTCAGTTAGATGATCCATAAGCAGTTGATACATAAACaattatgaaacaaaaataaaatcaacaatgGTATCTATTGCCACCAAAATCTTGTCTGGGATTTGAAACTGGAACttgtaaaataacaataatttccCTCCACTCCGTTTCTTTATATGGAAAACTAACTTTTTGCATctcaagtttattttatttttatatatttgatgatattataaaaatattcacaatATTGTAATTAAGTTCCAGTGGATTCTAATTAAGTTTAATAAGTTTCAGGTATCCATGTAAGTAAAAGAATCTCAGACTTAATTAGCAATTTCCATTAATTTGCTTTTTTTCCCTTGTGCTGGAAATAAGTGTAACTTCAAAGCTAAAACTTGGTACTAGTTGTAACTTGGACACGGGTTGGAACTCCAAATTCTACTGAGAAGGGTGAAGTGACTTTCttctgaaatttatttttttagtataccTGTTCAAACCATTCAaaccaaaaacagaaaaatatgaCAGCTTGACAATTATAATAGTATACCTGTTCAATTATGGatattcctttcttcttcaactTCTTTCTATTCATGTCAAAGTTTCTCATCCAAAAGAAATTTGTTATGAAGAAAAAGTAAGTAATATTTAGTTGTAATCACAAACAAAAGCAGTGAATAAAAATTTCAGTTactatattttagaaataataagCAGAAGAGATCTAGAAAGTAGAAGAATGAACACACATATTTAACGTGGAAAACTCTTTGCAGGCAAAAACATAAAGGGTAGAGGAGAAACAATTCACTTTGTTAAAAATTGGTATCAGATATATACACAGAGAGTATTTGTAGCAACCCTgttatattatttcatataaatCATAGCacgatcacaaaaaaaaattctcaaaaatatttaatcaccAAATTGGTTGGACGGCAAGCTTTCAGGCCAAGCCAAAAATTTGGGCCATCAATTCTAACAGTTACATTAGCATGTAGTTATAGGTGCATCAGCCATTTCATTTTTCCATACCGAGATTAAGTGGTTGTCCTTTTGACTCTTAATGCTCAGGCTTTAGCAACggaaggagagaaggaaaattttatGACAGATTATGTCTTAAGGGTAAAATCTGTACTTTCTAAACCTTCCCCAATCATCATGAATCCATTACAACATTTGGTCTTAATGTCTCATATTTATTTGCTTTACATTTGCAGATTTTAGGACTGGAGGTCTGTGCTGATACTATTGTAGGAAATGCAATGTTAAGGGGGATATCTGGTGGACAAAGGAAACGTGTTACAACAGGTAAAACAAATCTGATTTCAATCCTGAAACCCAATAAAATGATTATCTGTGTGaactttaataattataaatttttaaatgcaGGGGAGATGCTGGTTGGACCAGCTAATGATTTATTCATGGATGAAATATCTACTGGTTTGGATAGCTCGACAACTTACCAAATTCTAAACTCGCTCAAGCAATGTGTTCACATTCTCAAAGGAACAACAGCCATCTCtttgaattttaatgaaatatctACTAGTTTGGATAGCTCGACAACTTACTGTTCCCTCTTGCATTTTAATGATATGCTTGTGTGATGCTACTAAAACATTTTCAAGGG
It contains:
- the LOC102663853 gene encoding ABC transporter G family member 40 — protein: MIRHVDVTMDQVWGWLSCLQGLCQQKSKGVDRPQWSTFSHVNYSGSLSSTFGSKALATEGEKENFMTDYVLRILGLEVCADTIVGNAMLRGISGGQRKRVTTGEMLVGPANDLFMDEISTGLDSSTTYQILNSLKQCVHILKGTTAISLNFNEISTSLDSSTTYCSLLHFNDMLV